tCTATGTTTAGTAATATAAGacacagaaataaaaaaaaaaaaattgggctgGGGATAGGGACGTAGTTACAATTTCCGCGTCACTAGAATCATGTCGGCGGCGGTCCGTTAATGTACCGGAGACCGATCTCGAACGACCACTTGTAGTTGTTCTGCATGTTACAGCACTGTGGTCTCAGCCAGTCAGCCAACAACAGGATAAAGACGATCAAGTAGAACGTGCCGGCGATCCATTTAATCCACCTGAAACGAGTGTTGTTGTTGAGAGGACGCGTTTCCACGATAGTTTCCCCCGCCGTCACGTCCGCGTCGACACTGCAAAGGACAAGACACAAGAGTACATTACCACATTAGTGACGTCAAAAAACTTGTATTGCGGCAGGTACGGTATTATACGGGTACTGCACCCGAGTGCGcaccataatagtatattgtgtggcaagggcgcgGGCAGTGAGCTATTTCgtccaagactgaaattgccttcccgcacgagccacacatactattttttgtcacgcctctgcgttcattgaACACGCCATCACGGCAGAGGTAATGCattatgcagggatctatgctacaaccaaattattatacggaAACAATTTAatcaaagaaaaatgtttacttatGATGCTTAGTAATTTTGAGGATTTCCaatttaccgcccgctggacggaaaaaggtctCTTACCAACGCTTCAACCatcatcgaaaactaaactttcagtgcaggcgtgacaaaatagtatattatgtggcaagggcgggaagtgagatATTTCAGTCGGGTGCGGCACGAGTCGCAGGCGAGGGCCACATTtcacccaagactgaaatttctttcccgcacgagccacacatactattttttgtcacaccTCTACATTCATCGACCACAGTAAAGGTAATGTAGGGATCTATGAAACAACTAGaccagcggttcttaacctgtgGTCCTCGGCCCCCTGGGGGTCCGCGATATTCATGTCGGGGGTCCGCGGCAGCCTTAACACATAACATACGTCAATAAGTGACAcgaatgcattattataatattattattttttttttcatatatatagtatgtagattttacaccaaataattgtattattaatgtgtattaagtaaaatcagtttttcttgttcatacgaaatgtatattattatgtagagcACTGTAGTCTCGGGAGTCTTATATTTACTGCCACTAAGTGCAGCTGATCGATCATAGTCAACTATAGTTTTATGcgtcatattacatttttataaaaaataatatgttataaaataattataaatgtgtatgttttgtaatgtctacttatgtaatttattataaaaaaataatgattataattttggttatgataacatgagatgttttgtaaaataaaaggtatttgaaaaaaaatttggcaagggggtccacgatctacaaaaggttaagaaccgctgaaCAAGACCATAATTCTACAACATTTCATCAAACTATGAAAGAAaccatttggttttatttattttaagcgtcacgcatgttataaataatttaatttattagtaattattaattaatattaattactaattacataatatttattgattaataaatccttaatatcatttctcaactaaaataaaatacaatttaaatttttaatacaacttgaataaaaaaaaaataacaaaataaaactgtcAATATTTCggtaaacatttcttttttttaactataataatattggaatttggaatcGCTTCTCGGTTCTCGTAAATTATTggctatttcagtatttaaaaatattcttattattaaattatttatctagataaataaattaccagATGAATTACATTTAACTAGATGAGATAAttagatgatttaattatttttatctggataaaataattaaagaaataattttatctagataatttatctagatgattcCCAACACTGTTTATCTCTGATGATTTTACAcggttttttcaaaaatacgtATACAGCTCTATAAATCGTCATTCTGTTTGTTTCGTCATTGTACACTAAAACGAGcgcatacaaaattaaaaacgacgAATTAAACCCAATCCGCGgaggtaagtacctactcaaaatacaatataacgaAAACCTGGCAAACCAATACAGTGGCAGAAAACATCGGCTCCCGCCCGAGAAAATATTACTCAGGGATCAATAGACACAAACGCTATATTTCGGAAACTCGGCGCACAAGTTTACATATATCTATACGTAAGTCCTAAATCCAAACCTATTCCAGACATACGTTGtttgtcgtataatattaaactgtacCTAGACATTATCTTAAAGTAGTTGTACTGCTATAATATGTACTTGGTAgaattgtttaaactttaaacatttaaaccaaACCGAaccaaactataaaaaaaaatgttgaaattcaataattaatccAAAATCAATTGGAAAACGTcatacgtttatattttatattttggtttgaCATAAAACTAAAGGGTTTGAGTCCAAATTTAATTCGAAAGCTTGGCTCGAATTCGACTCAGTactaaacaaaatgtttggTACGAGTTTGGATCGATGTGGAGCGAAATGCTCGGTTTGATTTTGAAAACCCACTGAATTGTTCTGTTCCACATATACGATTAGAAAGTTCGGTTTGaggatataatatttgatatttctgaGTTGGAACCAAATCTACTATGTACGTTTCgtatttatatgcattataatcGCTCTCCTCGTATATTCTTCCCATACAATTGAACGTCAGTCAATACCTAaggtacatattgtataatactatatttttctaaattttcatGAATTTTGCTTGTACGCTTGTTGTGTTTATAAAATCAGGTCTTCAAATTAAGTGTATTCgcgttatttaaattatttatcttctCTAAAGCCCCGTCCACAAGATCAAATAATTCgtcacattttaaattttttagaaccatttctaaaatatttgatatatttgtcaaatatgcatagaccttatactaatagACGGAACATCCAGACGGGATGCGGGTGGGTGGTGTGGTCTTTCCTAGCGTGCTATTCCTTGTGACCAAAAACATTGTTATTAACacttaccatattattataactacaacTTCATCATTTTATAATGCATATACCAAAGCCAAAtagacttataaattataatcaactagactataatagttgtaggtattgtaacttgtaagtaggTATTAGTAAGTAGGATAACAGTAATACACTCTTCAACTACTGTGATAGTACACGGTGTGTTAATAAGTCACAGGCgcgagtaaaatttaaaattattgtacaatcTGAAAGGTCTTGTGCGCATGTGCGGTGTATGGAGTACTTCCTTGGTCAGCGCCGTGACGCTTAGACGCCGGAACTATAACCACGTTCAGTctattagtataaggtctatgcaAATATGTGATTATTGGAttgataataaatttagttatcATTGTATCATTGAAGTTTATCACAGTTTATCAcagtttatttcttattttttaattagagaCCTACCTACTTTACctactttttaaaaactataagctattaaaattcaaatcaacttaacttgaaatttaaaacttaaaatttattttaatatattaatatttaacttaaacttaaaattgaaatttactcAAGTTGATTCAAAAACTCTTGAAGTTAATAATcatgataaaaaataacttttaaagcttaaaagttaaattaacttaactttaacttatcAACGCGTtataatgcccagccttgtaaaATACTTCAAGACATATGTATTCTACATGAAAAGTTAAAGTAATTAGATAAAGTTTCATAAATACCTACGTACTTTATAAGTTTCTTTTTGTGCAATTTCTGAAGCAgccttaatttataaaactgcaTTCATTTATCACGATCAAAGCTCATatcaaatataatgttttagtaCTTCAAATTGATTAAGATAATTAAAGTTGTTCAAATAACTTAAAAGTATTTACTTAGAACAGTTAGCACACACAAAAGCAAAACTTCAACAGCGTAAAGGGTGACAATGCtattataagataatttaaattgtcattgCTTCAACAGCTGTTAAATTTTACCTATCACTAAcgactttaaattattaattttgatataatatattatgttgatggtGTGAACCATTTTCCAAATAACTATTTGACGAATTATTTAACCGTGGAACGGGGCTGATGATGAAGAGATGATGGACTTAAATTggatcaaaatgtattttacattactataataatataatataagtataatatatacattatacctataatataattactaaaatatatttttgcgtATTTCAATTACGgcgtattattttgtgttaaaatCTTATTTTCCATTAcacaatatctaaatataataattaagttctttttaaacatttatataaaacattatttttttcttatgacTAATGAAATATAGGAGATAATAGGAtattaaatgtatgatattttttatttataaaatcattattattctcATTATTTATGAATGAcatcttaaatgtaaaattcctAACGTAATATTTccgtataaacaatattttgaatttttctactcatacataattttaagttctAACATATTGTATTTCGTGGTAATTAagtgtaaaaatgttttaataaaataaaaatcaaatcggGCAGAATTCAAATAAAAGTAACTACACTTAGGCCTATAGTTAACCAAGTTATTTTATCCAATagcttataaattttaattaaataaaggtgTAGTATGTTATCATttatggagaaaaaaaattgatgtacCTAAGCTAACGAAAcactaaaagtaaaaaaataatatcaatatcaaatttattaagaAGAAAATAATGACGCCACCCGAGTTTTACAACCATAAATGTAGCAGAAATCCATTTTGTTtgtgttgttaattttaatattaaattgacaaACTGtcatatttaaagttaagacTAATTTGTGTTCtcttatcggtttttttttaaatttagttttaaagcaatttatcacatttaagattctgggtaccTAGCGATAAAACAATGTTTgtataaattttacaataatgatttttttttgtgtatgtgttattatatttgcaCTCGtcttataatagaaaaaattctctggttataaacttaaattaattttctggtaagaaagtaaatctagttggtacttttgaaaGACAAAAAAGAtcgaaaataattgaaatgttcactaaatgttaatatttagattgtctatacaaggtgattattattgatataattttcaaaatatttgatttttcctaaatttctttttttttttagttttcttgtattaaattgataaCAAAAATGCAGGGCttaaaaccggtaaccggtttGTAACGAAAACCGGGAAAAACCGTACATTTTAGAACCGAAAACTGATAACCGCATTTAGTTTTGGAATGCTGGAAGCGATTATTGGCTATCAGTAATCaagaaaatatctaaatattaacatCAAAGCGGTTACCTCGTATTTTCAATcacgattttatttaattaacggTATTTTcgtggtatttaatatttgaattgtgtcatg
This genomic window from Metopolophium dirhodum isolate CAU chromosome 1, ASM1992520v1, whole genome shotgun sequence contains:
- the LOC132944997 gene encoding uncharacterized protein LOC132944997 isoform X2, translating into MAQMKNASDSGSDSDLRSERRSEVCNDDDKLYGICESSSNIDIVDADVTAGETIVETRPLNNNTRFRWIKWIAGTFYLIVFILLLADWLRPQCCNMQNNYKWSFEIGLRYINGPPPT